The following are from one region of the Vitis riparia cultivar Riparia Gloire de Montpellier isolate 1030 chromosome 9, EGFV_Vit.rip_1.0, whole genome shotgun sequence genome:
- the LOC117921875 gene encoding receptor-like protein EIX2 produces MERISSFGFILTILYLITTKLACNGHTNIDGSLQSEQEALIDFKNGLKDPNNRLSSWKGTNYCYWQGISCENDTRFVISIDLHNPYLDKDASENWSSMSLSGEIRPSLIKLKSLKYLDLSFNSYNAIPIPRFFGSLKNLLYLNLSNAGFSGVIPSNLGNLSSLQHLDLSSRYSNDLYVDNIEWMASLVSLKYLDMDSVDLALVGSQWVEVLNKLPALTELHLDRCNLIGSIPSPSFVNFTSLLLISISSNQFNFVFPEWLLNVSNLESIDISYNQLHGRIPLGLGEIPKLQYLDLSMNLNLRSSISQLLRKSWKKIEVLNLGYNKLHGSIPSSIGNFCNLKYLDLSLNNLKGSLPEIIKGIETCNSKSPLPNLRELYLDESQLMGKLPNWLGELQELRELHLSDNKFEGSIPTSLGTLQQLEYMNLEGNELNGSLPYSIGQLSQLHFLDVSSNQLSGTLSEQHFWKLSKLEELNLNFNTFSLNVSSNWVPPFQVRALSMGSCHLGPSFPAWLQSQKNLQYLRFSNASISSSIPNWFWNISFNLLYVSLYFNQLQGQLPNSLNFSFGNLAYIDFSYNLFEGPIPFSIKGVYFLDLSHNKFSGVIPSNIGESLPKLVFLSLSSNQITGTIPDSIGHITSLQVIDLSRNNLSGSIPSTINNCSRLIVIDLGKNNLSGIAPKSLGQLQLLQSLHLNHNKLSGELPSSFQNLTSLEVLDLSYNKLSGQVPAWIGVAFGNLVILSLRSNVFSGRLPSQLSNLSSLHVLDIAQNSLMGEIPVTLVELKAMAQEYNMNIYPLYVDGTSSLHEERLVVIAKGQSLEYTRTLSLVVGIDLSDNNLSGEFPQGITKLSGLVVLNLSRNLITGQIPENISMLRQLSSLDLSSNKLFGTIPSSMSLLSFLGCLNLSNNNFSGKIPFIGHMTTFTELTFVGNPDLCGTPLVIKCQDKKQSVVEDKNDGGYIDQWFYLSVGLGFAVGILVPFFVLAIRKSWCDTYFDFVEKIVKWLLRGRATYAKNHPRRR; encoded by the exons ATGGAAAGAATTTCAAGTTTTGGTTTCATTTTGACCATTCTCTATTTAATAACAACAAAACTTGCTTGCAATGGCCATACCAATATTGATGGCAGTCTACAATCTGAACAAGAGGCTCTTATCGACTTCAAAAATGGTCTCAAAGATCCCAACAATCGGCTTTCATCGTGGAAAGGAACCAATTATTGCTATTGGCAAGGAATTAGTTGTGAAAATGACACAAGATTTGTCATTTCAATTGATCTTCATAACCCTTATTTGGATAAGGATGCATCTGAGAATTGGAGCTCTATGAGCTTGAGTGGAGAAATTAGACCTTCATTGATAAAACTCAAATCCTTGAAATATCTAGATTTGAGTTTCAACTCATATAATGCCATACCTATTCCTCGGTTTTTTGGGTCTTTGAAGAATCTACTATATCTAAACTTATCTAATGCTGGGTTTAGTGGAGTGATTCCTTCAAATTTAGGGAATCTTTCTAGCTTACAACATCTAGATCTTTCTTCTAGATATTCTAATGATCTATATGTTGACAATATTGAATGGATGGCTAGTCTTGTTTCTTTGAAGTATCTTGATATGGATTCTGTTGACCTTGCATTGGTAGGAAGTCAATGGGTTGAAGTACTAAACAAGCTCCCAGCTTTAACTGAGTTGCATCTAGATAGGTGTAACCTCATTGGATCAATTCCATCTCCAAGCTTTGTTAATTTTACTTCACTACTTCTTATAAGTATAAGCTCTAACCAATTCAATTTTGTGTTTCCTGAATGGCTTCTAAATGTTAGCAACCTTGAATCCATTGATATAAGCTACAATCAATTACATGGGAGGATTCCACTTGGTCTTGGTGAGATACCTAAGTTGCAGTACTTAGATCTATCTATGAATCTCAATCTCAGAAGTAGTATCTCTCAACTATTGAGGAAGAGTTGGAAAAAGATAGAAGTTCTAAATTTGGGTTATAATAAATTACATG GTTCAATTCCAAGCTCCATTGGAAACTTTTGCAACTTAAAATATCTGGATTTGAGTCTTAATAACTTGAAAGGAAGTTTACCTGAGATTATCAAAGGAATTGAAACCTGCAATTCTAAAAGTCCTCTGCCTAATTTGAGGGAGTTATACTTGGACGAGAGTCAATTGATGGGAAAATTGCCAAACTGGTTGGGTGAGCTTCAAGAACTTAGGGAACTTCATTTATCTGACAACAAATTTGAAGGTTCCATCCCTACTTCTTTAGGGACATTGCAACAATTGGAGTATATGAATCTTGAAGGAAATGAGCTGAATGGAAGTCTCCCATATAGTATTGGACAACTTTCTCAATTACATTTCTTGGATGTTTCTTCCAATCAACTGAGTGGAACTCTCTCTGAACAACATTTTTGGAAGCTAAGTAAGTTAGAGGAACTAAATCTGAACTTCAATACTTTCAGTTTGAATGTTAGTTCCAATTGGGTTCCTCCCTTCCAAGTGAGAGCTCTTTCTATGGGTTCATGCCACTTAGGTCCTTCATTTCCAGCTTGGCTTCAATCTCAAAAGAACCTCCAGTATCTTCGTTTCTCAAATGCTAGCATTTCAAGTTCTATTCCAAATTGGTTTtggaatatttcttttaatctgTTGTACGTTAGTCTATATTTCAATCAGTTACAAGGTCAGTTaccaaattcattaaatttttcttttggcAATCTAGCATATATTGATTTTAGTTACAACCTCTTTGAGGGACCTATTCCTTTTTCAATCAAAGGGGTCTATTTTCTAGATCTCTCCCATAATAAATTTTCTG GAGTCATCCCATCAAACATAGGTGAATCCCTACCCAAATTggttttcctttctctttcgaGTAATCAAATAACAGGGACCATCCCAGATTCCATAGGACACATCACCTCTCTGCAAGTCATTGATCTTTCAAGGAATAATTTGTCTGGAAGCATTCCTTCTACCATAAATAATTGCTCTCGCCTAATTGTTATAGACCTTGGAAAGAACAATTTGTCTGGGATAGCACCAAAGTCGTTGGGTCAGTTACAATTGCTTCAATCACTACATCTGAACCACAATAAGCTTTCAGGAGAGCTTCCctcatctttccaaaatttaacaAGTTTGGAAGTCCTTGATCTCAGTTACAATAAATTATCGGGCCAAGTTCCTGCATGGATTGGAGTTGCTTTCGGAAATCTTGTAATACTCAGTTTGAGGTCAAATGTGTTTTCTGGAAGACTTCCCTCTCAGCTTTCAAATTTAAGCTCCTTGCATGTTTTAGACATTGCGCAAAATAGTTTGATGGGTGAAATTCCAGTCACTTTGGTTGAGCTTAAAGCAATGGCTCAGGAGTATAACATGAATATATATCCATTGTATGTCGATGGGACCAGCTCCTTGCATGAAGAACGGTTGGTTGTGATTGCAAAAGGCCAAAGTCTTGAATACACTAGGACTCTTTCTCTTGTGGTAGGCATAGACCTATCTGACAATAATTTAAGTGGAGAGTTTCCCCAAGGAATAACAAAATTATCCGGTTTGGTGGTTCTGAACTTGTCTAGGAATCTCATCACTGGTCAAATTCCAGAAAACATTTCAATGTTACGTCAACTGTCATCTCTTGATCTATCAAGTAATAAGCTTTTCGGCACCATTCCTTCAAGCATGTCCTTATTATCATTCTTGGGTTGTTTGAATCtatcaaataacaatttctCTGGTAAGATCCCTTTTATAGGGCATATGACAACTTTCACTGAGTTGACCTTTGTTGGAAATCCTGATCTTTGTGGAACTCCACTAGTCATAAAATGCCAAGATAAAAAGCAAAGTGTTGTTGAGGACAAAAATGATGGTGGCTATATTGATCAATGGTTTTACTTGAGCGTTGGCTTGGGATTTGCGGTGGGTATTTTAGTTCCATTCTTTGTTTTGGCAATAAGGAAATCTTGGTGTGATACCTACTTtgattttgtggaaaaaattgttaaatggTTGTTGAGAGGAAGAGCAACCTATGCCAAAAACCACCCACGAAGGCGATAA